A genome region from Setaria italica strain Yugu1 chromosome III, Setaria_italica_v2.0, whole genome shotgun sequence includes the following:
- the LOC101772135 gene encoding subtilisin-like protease SBT1.8: protein MPPTSSGDTWSSGHKVFGCGAPTWPDEAGGCDARCDMEKEAQERCWWDLEVTGCATPTVTRHERPSRSTYIVRVHPPPKFSSDMSSTNLETWYRSFLPPLLSTSRPRTPFIHTYREAILGFAVNLTKHEVEYVKKRDGVLKVYEDYLVPLLTTHTPEFLGLRQDGGVWSSTGMGEGSIIGVLDTGIDVSHGSFDDEGMKPPPEKWRGSCNFGDVKCNKKLIGGRSLLGRQLNPEDSAGHGTHTASTAAGRSIEGASVLGNGNGTAAGMAPHAHLAVYKVCNDFGCFASNIIAGLDAAIADGVDILSISLGGKSLPFDEDIIAMGAFSAMRKGIFVSCSAGNSGPSSSTIQNEAPWVLTVGASTIDRRMEAIVKLGDGRSFVGESAYQPSNLDSLPLVHELDSGDAKGKVIACDLGGSLSQLKLGKTVQDAGGAGMIALGKEESGQNTFAAAHILPASYVNSIDAAVIRQYIKNSDKPTASIVFNGTLLGTTPAPVVAYFSSRGPSTQTPGILKPDIIGPGVNIIAAWPFRVGPVTTDGKNMAFNTLSGTSMSAPHLSGIAAIIKSAHPDWSPAAIKSAIMTTSYVVDDHKKPILDETLNPAGHFSIGAGHVNPSQAVNPGLIYDIDEEQYISYLCGLDGYTDFRVEIITHRKGVCGEGRKISEAELNYPSIAVKASTGELVVSRTVTNVGDAKSSYTVDIEMPKEVTASLSPSVLEFTKVNEKKTFTVSLTWDANAIKHAEGSFKWISDKHVVRSPIVIF, encoded by the coding sequence GTTGTGCCACACCAACTGTCACTCGTCATGAAAGACCTAGCCGATCCACATATATCGTACGTGTGCATCCTCCACCAAAATTTTCATCTGATATGAGCTCCACCAACCTTGAGACCTGGTATAGATCGTTTCTTCCACCATTACTTAGTACATCCAGGCCTCGTACACCATTCATCCATACCTATAGAGAAGCCATTCTAGGTTTCGCTGTGAACCTGACAAAACATGAGGTAGAGTACGTTAAGAAGAGAGATGGTGTCCTTAAGGTATATGAAGATTACCTTGTACCACTCCTGACAACCCACACCCCAGAATTCTTGGGGTTGCGGCAAGACGGAGGGGTTTGGAGTAGCACAGGGATGGGTGAGGGAAGCATCATAGGGGTACTAGACACAGGGATAGATGTTTCACACGGCTCGTTTGATGATGAAGGAATGAAGCCACCACCGGAAAAGTGGCGTGGGTCTTGCAACTTTGGAGATGTTAAGTGCAACAAAAAATTGATCGGCGGCAGATCATTATTAGGACGCCAATTGAATCCTGAGGATAGCGCTGGCCATGGTACACACACTGCAAGCACGGCTGCTGGAAGATCCATAGAAGGCGCAAGTGTCCTTGGCAATGGGAATGGTACTGCAGCTGGTATGGCTCCACATGCACACCTTGCTGTGTACAAGGTATGCAACGATTTCGGATGCTTTGCCTCAAACATTATTGCAGGACTGGATGCAGCCATTGCTGATGGTGTTGACATCTTGTCCATATCACTCGGTGGTAAATCACTGCCATTCGATGAAGATATTATCGCCATGGGTGCATTTTCTGCCATGAGGAAAGGGATATTTGTCAGTTGTTCTGCAGGGAATTCAGGTCCATCATCTAGCACTATACAGAATGAGGCACCCTGGGTCCTGACGGTCGGTGCAAGTACAATAGACAGGAGGATGGAAGCTATTGTCAAGCTGGGTGACGGCCGCTCATTTGTCGGTGAGTCAGCCTACCAACCATCTAATCTTGATTCATTGCCACTAGTGCATGAATTAGATTCTGGAGATGCTAAAGGGAAGGTTATTGCTTGCGACCTTGGTGGTTCTCTCTCCCAACTCAAACTTGGGAAGACTGTTCAGGATGCTGGTGGTGCTGGGATGATAGCACTTGGAAAAGAGGAGAGTGGACAGAATACTTTTGCTGCAGCTCATATTTTACCAGCATCATATGTCAACTCCATAGATGCAGCCGTAATTAGACAGTACATCAAGAATTCAGACAAGCCGACGGCTTCGATTGTCTTCAATGGTACGTTGTTGGGAACTACTCCAGCTCCTGTTGTTGCTTACTTCTCTTCTCGTGGTCCAAGCACTCAAACTCCTGGTATTCTCAAGCCTGACATAATCGGGCCTGGAGTGAATATCATTGCAGCTTGGCCATTCAGAGTTGGGCCAGTGACGACAGATGGAAAGAATATGGCGTTTAATACCTTATCTGGAACATCAATGTCTGCACCTCACCTTAGTGGAATTGCAGCTATAATCAAGAGTGCGCATCCAGATTGGTCACCAGCGGCAATCAAGTCAGCAATCATGACTACTTCTTATGTTGTTGATGATCACAAGAAGCCGATCCTAGATGAGACACTCAATCCGGCTGGGCATTTCAGTATAGGTGCAGGGCATGTTAACCCCTCTCAAGCTGTCAATCCTGGTCTAATCTATGACATTGATGAAGAGCAGTACATTTCGTATCTTTGTGGGCTTGATGGTTACACAGATTTTCGAGTTGAGATAATCACACATCGCAAGGGTGTGTgcggagaaggaagaaaaatctCGGAAGCAGAGCTGAACTATCCTTCAATTGCAGTGAAAGCAAGCACCGGCGAACTTGTCGTGAGTAGGACCGTCACCAATgtgggagatgcaaaatcatCATACACTGTGGACATTGAGATGCCGAAAGAAGTAACGGCATCACTATCACCAAGTGTGCTGGAATTTACCAAGGTAAATGAGAAGAAAACATTTACTGTAAGTTTAACTTGGGATGCCAATGCAATTAAGCATGCTGAGGGAAGCTTCAAGTGGATTTCTGACAAGCATGTTGTGAGGAGCCCCATTGTAATATTCTAA